From Diorhabda carinulata isolate Delta chromosome Y, icDioCari1.1, whole genome shotgun sequence:
CACATTTCAGATATGCGCGCGCAGGAGCATCGCAAACAAAGCTGTGAACTTTTACTTcatggatattattattaatttcaatgccCGTGGTAAGTAAGTTCGAtaactcaattaaaaaatcttctaaaaacgCTGACAATAAATTTGGTTTGCCACTTCCTAAAAAAGAACCAACAACAAACGGCTcactcttaaaattttttacaagtgcTAAAATGGGCCAGAGATCATGTTTCTGACCATTTCTATAAATGGGCAGTCCATCTACATTAAATGAAATGTTGATAATGCTGTACTGAGAAATATTGGGCACTgacaataactttaattttaaagcGTTAACAAGTCCAAAATGACAATATTCGCCATTTAACAAcgattttgttttcgtttctctGGGCGTTTTCAGCAGCGTTCGACTGTCTAACGGTAACTCATTATGGTATGGATGTAAGATATGCAAGAGATGAGTAACTACTGTACGTCGAACGTACCTTGAAGCTGCCCAGTTTGACAATTTCGAATGCAAATCGCTAGGCGGcggttcattagaaaataaatcgttaGGGGGCACGTTACTGGAATAGGAAGTCAAATGGTTGTATAACGTCGCATCATTGAAgagcaaattttcattaggcgagtttacattaaaatctaaatctctTGAGGAACAGGtgtcattttcactttcacacattgaatcagcaaaaaaaaacggaatttgatgattcattggaatcattattaactattaaagatGTATTATAACAATTCTGACTCACAGGTGCTAAATTTGCTTCTGCCACCCTTCTGTAGAGTTGTCTTTgactaacaacactttttttcttacgggTTGCCATGCtgctgctttttcaatttctctggtGCATGTTTCAACCACATCTTGATggtatcttctatttctttctgacTGACTAGAGGGGAGCTTTTTCTTACAGcacctaaaaatgttgtttcagattaataataagtatgcacctacaagtgaaaacacttaccaataatcacatcctttacgtttaagtttttaaaagccGTTTTCTCACCTCGTTTGCCACCAAAATTCCAATTAGTTGCAAGAGAataagtgaacaaaaaatttaaaatgcggtttgtatgtccagtaaaatctctccctccaaaagtcgatagatatgccgactggaatcacataatttaaattgtataataCATATTAAGTGGTACAGAACACCCACCAAAGCcaggcaattatttttttcactcagGTATGTTTCCAATTTGGTAATATCCTCTTGAGAATTCAAAGGAAACTGTACGCCTATATCATCTGGTAAATCTGTATTACTGGCGTGATTGCCACTGCGATCTTGTTTTCGGATCCactgcaaaatttgattgttctgTTCTCTAATGGTCTTCAATAAAGTGATTACATCATCTTGAGTGTTTGCTGGCATGGACAAAATATACCTTAGTACCAAAAcagtttttacattattttttggtttttacctCCATCACTTTCCACTACATGTAGTGGAGCAACATCAGAGCTGCAGCTCTGATGTTGCTCTGTACATCAGTTGCTTTACTAGTTGACGGATTATATGGTGACGAGTTCGAAACAGCAGCCTGGCAAAATGACTGATTTGACGCAGAACCTGTAAAATAGAGAATTAACAAATTCTCCTAGGAAATAATGGACATAAATAATAACTCACAGTTTAAAGTatacattttaaacaattcatgCAAATggacaattatattttttacctcTAATAATTTGTCCTGAAGATTTAGTCAATTGAGTATCTTTTGCTGAATGTTGAGGTggcaaataataaagttgatttgTAGAATCACTATCCTCAAACGACCTTTGCGATTGTCCAGCTGAAGCTAAtggaaaagtttgaattggGCCAGAATAATCTAAAACAGTAGAcagttaataatttatatgtgCCAGATATCTTTAAGTATAAATCTCATTACCAGATAATATGTTTGTAATAGACTTCCGTATTATTGGTTTTGGTCTAGGTAGGggtttcttgttttttggaaaatcatcTTCTGATGATGACAGCACTTCTTCCTGCTCATCATCAGTGGAAAATTTCTTTGGACGTATTTTCCTTCGAGGTGAAATAATTGCTGATTCCTCAGCATCTGTAGTTAAATCTGAGGTAATTTCagcctttttaatttttttctccgcAATCTTATAGTCGTCTAAAAACAAGTAATAAATAcgagttttttgaaaaaaatcacagatATTTAATAGAAAGTGATAAAGCAGTTTAGGTTTAGGCAGCAAAACTAACCAGTCTGGAAAAAAATTCGCTTAATAATTTGGTGATTAAGTTTCCAGCTGTTATCCTGGGGAGGCTCTTGTccagattttaataattttataaaatttccgGTTGTCTGTTTTGGCGGCCAAAAGACTTCTCGTTTAAGCGGTGTTAACCAGGCAGAGTGAACAAGAGAAATTCCACCATTGTTCTGGAATTCAACGCCAACGTAACaattcatctaaataataaagaCAGTTCCCAACAccaaaattgtaataaaataatgcaGATTTATACtcactttgaaaaatttgttgccACGGCCGAAATTAACAAGAATCGCCCCGGAAATGCTAGAGTTACTGGATTTCCGTGAAATTGCCGCCAAACAACTTTTTGCTGCCGTCCGCCATTACGCGCACACGCGTTCACACCAGCAGTCCAGCACGCATGCGCCTGCACGTCTCGTATCGTATCGTGGCATTTCGATTAAAAACGcgccaaaattaaatcttggtCGACAGCCTCGACAGGAATCgatgctaaaaataattgtttcctactaataaaatagttaaataattgttaattacaacattctcacttcatctttaaattcaaattgcatttccacttaaaacgtcagtttagtattttcattgctaattaatgaatttatatttatatccaaattttaggtaaacaacaatttaaaatgtacaattttttataaagcacgtatagggcttagtttttgtaataaactttcgttctaattttttttatagttgattaaaaagCACTTAAAACGACCGAAAACAAACGTACGAAAGACGTCTCTAGACGACGTCAAAATGACATCTGAAATGTCACGTCATATGGACGTCGCTTATTGGTCTACGACGTCGCCGACTAATAATGTCCAATAATTGACGTCATtataacgacactgtgctgcttgggtGTAGTGGAAAGTGATGGaggtaaaaaccaaaaaataatgtaaaaactgTTTTGGTACTAAGGTATATTTTGTCCATGCCAGCAAACACTCAAGATGATGTAATCACTTTATTGAAGACCATTAGAGAAcagaacaatcaaattttgcagtGGATCCGAAAACAAGATCGCAGTGGCAATCACGCCAGTAATACAGATTTACCAGATGATATAGGCGTACAGTTTCCTTTGAATTCTCAAGAGGATATTACCAAATTGGAAACATACctgagtgaaaaaaataattgcctgGCTTTGGTGGGTGTTCTGTACCACTTAATATGtattatacaatttaaattatgtgattccagtcggcatatctatcgacttttggagggagagattttactggacatacaaaccgcattttaaattttttgttcacttatTCTCTTGCAACTAATTGGAATTTTGGTGGCAAACGAGGTGAGAAAACggcttttaaaaacttaaacgtaaaggatgtgattattggtaagtgttttcacttgtaggtgcatacttattattaatctgaaacaacatttttaggtgCTGTAAGAAAAAGCTCCCCTCTAGTCAgtcagaaagaaatagaagataccATCAAGATGTGGTTGAAACATGCaccagagaaattgaaaaagcagcaGCATGGCAAcccgtaagaaaaaaagtgttgttagtcAAAGACAACTCTACAGAAGGGTGGCAGAAGCAAATTTAGCACCTGTGAGTCAGAATTGTTATAATACATCTTTAATAGTTAATCATCTGAAATGTCACGTCATATGGACGTCGCTTATTGGTCTACGACGTCGCCGACTAATAATGTCCAATAATTGACGTCATtataacgacactgtgctgcttggggTAGTACCGATATTTAATTTTCGCGCAAGGTCAGAGGTTATTAGATTTGATTGAGAACCCGAGTCTAACAATGCACGTGCTTtgattaaattgcctgatttgtCTTTGAGGAATACAGCCGCTGTGCTAAGACCCAGCTAGCAAGGGCACGTCATAATGACGTCAACATTTGGTGATCACTGGTCGAAAACACTGAGACCACCAAAAATCGACGTGATAATAACGTCAAATAATTGACGTGTATAACACGACATCTTGTCACGTCATAATGACGAGACTATCTAGTgataactcatctgaaaaaatcagatatatttcatttgttttattttgtgactaatgtaattattttgtgaggctattttcgataataaacaaccatgacattgaaaattccggcatttttttatttattaagtccaaaaaaaattgagatctttttatatagtatttaaacaaaacctataatattatctaatatctataaataattttttttaagaaacttcctataaaaatttataattggcgggATCTACTAAGGTAACGCGTATGCGCTTGCGCCGCTAGCCAACATGATGATGACAACCCGCCATCCACAACGAACgaccattttatattaatcataaaccggcttggttattatgattatatattttattatgaatatatattttatttaataatagttagatGATCTGCGGTGCTGCTAttagtgtttttagtttttctgttgttccattgtggtaagtataataattattatagttatttatattttttgatttgaatatatctggTTAAAGGTTATGGCATGTATGGTCGaaaatgataattcaatttctcaattcttaattttattcagttataattttcatgtttcaagcgaaacatttatgattgggaaatagccAATTGGaggtattgattgaataaattgcctccaaaattttagcgctgaaatagatgaagaaactgAATAAACCATATGTCTTAACTTCATACATTGACTTAAATGGCTATATTTGTAATGCTATGATTTACCTTGTTTGTCTCAAATAGAAGtagattttatgcatttttattaacttggtaTTTAGCAGTGGTATGAGTTTTGacctttattttgtagttttatagtAACAATGGCATTTGTGGGTGtagaattttccgaaaatggttTAATAGGTTTGGTTCATTCTTCCTGGTTCACCCCTTTGAAGCAGAATGTTTTGTGGCCACCATACAGAACGAGTGCTGCTTTCAATAGGGCTCTCACACTATGTGAAGAACCAAATGAACATAATTGGAAGTTGTCTGgagtaaaaagaatattttttgaatgtggtgcgtgatttagttttgtttcattaagtttatattttcaaaagaattttaaagagTTGTGGTGTGGTTCTGGGtatttgttatacatatttgttttttatttttcagatgatcTCAACAAggcacaaaaaaaactgaagaaatgcgAATATAATTCGGACAACCTTACTTCAGATTGTGAGGGAGAGCGAACTAGGAGAAAATTCGTTAGTAGAAGGATTTTGAGTGACAGTGAAAGTGAAGGAGAAACAGTATCAAATCTGATAAGGCCTCcatctttccaaaaatatatttctgtgagTGGCTCTGGTAAGTacacttttctataaatatgtttctatttaaaatagctttaatcgaaataatgtctaacttatttttttatttacaaataattttttaagaggatgaaatatttttatagatattaataggTATGAGATCAAACTGGGCTCTACGCAGTTAGCGTAGATACTAAGCGTACAATCtgacactgaaaataaataataaaaaattagaattcttcttttgttttaggtAAGTCAGCTTCTAGGCCGATTGTGAAaccaaattcacaaatatctcCACCAACTTCCACTAGACAAAGTACAGAATTGCTTTCTCAAACACCTGGGGGATCACATTCgcaatcaattcaaacaaattcCAATATACAGTCAGAGAATACAGATAGAATTCATCCAAAAAGTaggttcttttatttgtttaatactgtgaataatttttttttatatataatagatttagagaaaatttttctggaattgaaaaagttgagagAAGAGGTCAAGGAAGTAAAGactcttttaaaaaactctcGAAGTTCAGTAGTTGCTAGTCTACCCAATGACATACCCGTGCAGTTTCCAATAGACGATCAAAGGaggtttgaaaatttggaacaatatttgaaatccgaagaaaaatttaatgatttggtaagtactttttacatagaatttcattaaaagtgAATTAAGAATTAGACATCTCCCATTGATTTAAGTGTAAttgtaatctaaatatttattgtacttactctaaaatagaattttgtgatagttttattatggaggtctattatagtagttttattttttgctttaggcATCCTACCTTTCCTCAATTGGAGGAAATGGCACCACAGCTCATGTTAATAGAATCATGAGACTACTCTTGACCAACGGTTTCgccaaattgtataattttgctgggcagagaaacaataaagtgccattttccaaCACTTTAGTGAAATCTGTCATCATTCGTAAGTACTATTCGTTGTTTTTGTGTGGTACTGCCTAAATTCGTCCTTCATAAagcataatagaataatactatttttttatttctgcgacagggataattctcattaaataaccactcatttatttcgttacaGGTGCCATACAAATCAAAACTCCCTTGACCTCTCAAGCAGATGTGGAAAATGCTATCAAAATATGGCTAAAACATGCCAAACAACGTGAGCAAAAAAGAAATGCTGGTGCTCTGGTTTGATTGTAttatcaactactttttatgaattattagcatatatttttatttttaaaaatgtcaaaacgtaagTTGAAAGAA
This genomic window contains:
- the LOC130902873 gene encoding uncharacterized protein LOC130902873 isoform X2, with translation MPANTQDDVITLLKTIREQNNQILQWIRKQDRSGNHASNTDLPDDIGVQFPLNSQEDITKLETYLSEKNNCLALSAYLSTFGGRDFTGHTNRILNFLFTYSLATNWNFGGKRGEKTAFKNLNVKDVIIGAVRKSSPLVSQKEIEDTIKMWLKHAPEKLKKQQHGNP